A DNA window from Aestuariispira ectoiniformans contains the following coding sequences:
- the aceA gene encoding isocitrate lyase: MTDSMNMDYTWDNTSGDSDAQGWAAPSYAPDRWATVRRDYSMADVERLRGSVHIRHTLAEMGAEKLWKLITETPYVNTLGAFTGCQATQHVRAGLKAIYLSGWQVAADANNAGQMYPDQSLYPVSSVPQVVERINNAFQRQDQIQNMERLSGEETTDIDWFAPIVADAEAGFGGPLNVFELMKAMIKAGAAGVHFEDQLASEKKCGHLGGKVLLPTQQAVRNLNSARLAADVMGVPTIIMARTDAESARLITSDVDERDKEFMTGERTADGFYRITGGVDMGIARGLAYAPYADLLWMETSTPDLDQAKKFAESIRKEFPNQMLAYNCSPSFNWAKHLDVATMEKFQRELGAMGYKFQFITLAGFHSLNYATFELARAYNERGMAGYSELQQAEFAAETHGFSATRHQHEVGTSYFDAVNNTTAGGEASTTAMGESTETAQFH; this comes from the coding sequence ATGACCGACAGCATGAACATGGATTACACCTGGGACAACACCAGCGGCGATAGCGATGCACAGGGCTGGGCCGCGCCGTCCTACGCGCCGGACCGTTGGGCAACCGTGCGCCGTGACTACAGCATGGCCGACGTGGAACGCCTGCGCGGCTCCGTTCATATCCGCCATACGCTGGCTGAAATGGGCGCGGAAAAGTTGTGGAAGCTGATCACCGAAACGCCCTATGTAAATACCCTCGGTGCCTTCACCGGTTGTCAGGCGACCCAGCATGTTCGTGCCGGCCTGAAAGCCATCTATCTGTCCGGTTGGCAGGTTGCCGCCGATGCCAACAATGCCGGTCAGATGTATCCGGACCAGTCGCTTTATCCGGTCAGTTCGGTCCCGCAGGTCGTTGAGCGCATCAACAATGCCTTCCAGCGTCAGGATCAGATCCAGAACATGGAACGCCTATCCGGCGAGGAAACCACCGATATCGACTGGTTTGCCCCGATCGTAGCTGACGCCGAAGCTGGCTTCGGCGGCCCGCTGAATGTTTTCGAACTGATGAAGGCCATGATCAAGGCCGGTGCCGCAGGCGTCCATTTTGAGGACCAACTGGCATCCGAGAAGAAATGCGGCCATCTGGGCGGCAAGGTCCTGCTGCCGACGCAACAGGCAGTCCGCAACCTGAACAGCGCCCGTCTGGCCGCGGACGTCATGGGTGTTCCGACCATCATCATGGCCCGTACGGATGCAGAATCCGCCCGCCTGATCACCTCCGACGTCGACGAACGCGACAAGGAGTTCATGACCGGTGAGCGCACTGCGGACGGCTTCTACCGCATCACCGGCGGCGTGGACATGGGCATTGCCCGCGGCCTGGCCTATGCGCCTTATGCCGACCTCCTGTGGATGGAAACCTCCACGCCGGACCTGGATCAGGCGAAGAAATTCGCAGAATCGATCCGCAAGGAATTCCCGAACCAGATGCTGGCTTACAACTGCTCCCCGTCCTTCAACTGGGCGAAGCACCTGGATGTTGCCACGATGGAGAAATTCCAGCGCGAGCTGGGCGCCATGGGCTACAAATTCCAGTTCATCACGCTGGCAGGCTTCCACAGCCTGAACTACGCCACCTTCGAACTGGCCCGTGCTTACAACGAACGCGGCATGGCAGGCTACTCCGAGCTGCAGCAGGCGGAATTCGCGGCCGAAACCCATGGCTTCAGCGCCACCCGTCACCAGCACGAAGTCGGCACCAGCTACTTCGACGCCGTCAACAACACGACCGCCGGTGGCGAAGCATCCACCACGGCCATGGGCGAAAGCACGGAAACCGCACAGTTCCACTAA
- a CDS encoding molybdopterin-dependent oxidoreductase, translating into MHLRLVIISLVLLMTVPGGVAEAKALPMPSGAVILTVQGDISKHNQGKSALLSMKMLRQFKVVNYATKSPWLSARARFTGVLLRDVLNFVGARKGSDIKAVALDDYEATIPWSDVERYDVLLAFKVNGVTLKRRDKGPLWIVYPQDEHTELEAAEVADRWVWQLETLEIK; encoded by the coding sequence ATGCATTTGCGGCTTGTCATTATTTCACTAGTCTTGCTTATGACGGTTCCGGGGGGCGTTGCCGAGGCCAAGGCGCTGCCCATGCCGTCAGGGGCCGTTATATTGACGGTGCAAGGCGATATTTCCAAACACAATCAAGGGAAGTCGGCGCTGCTGAGCATGAAGATGCTCCGCCAGTTCAAGGTTGTGAACTACGCGACGAAATCACCATGGCTGAGTGCCCGGGCGCGCTTCACCGGAGTGTTGCTGAGGGATGTGCTGAACTTTGTGGGGGCCAGAAAGGGAAGCGATATCAAGGCAGTGGCCCTGGACGATTACGAGGCGACGATACCCTGGTCCGATGTTGAGCGTTACGACGTATTACTTGCCTTCAAAGTCAACGGTGTGACATTAAAGCGGAGGGATAAAGGGCCGCTATGGATCGTCTATCCGCAAGACGAGCATACAGAGCTTGAGGCTGCAGAAGTTGCCGACCGCTGGGTATGGCAGCTGGAGACACTTGAGATAAAATGA
- a CDS encoding Lrp/AsnC family transcriptional regulator, with amino-acid sequence MTRKSTDDRDERLLALLQQDARTPVAELARAVNLSPTAVRQRLARMERDGVIEGYTIRRGASETPKGISVVLSLTLTGSKCKALYQDFGHLPEIRKFWSTAGEVDACMLLDVPSIERLQEITESLSDHPVVQRVQSHVVIETHVDR; translated from the coding sequence ATGACCCGGAAAAGCACGGATGACCGCGATGAGAGACTGCTGGCGCTCCTGCAGCAGGATGCCCGCACACCGGTTGCGGAATTGGCGCGTGCGGTCAACCTGTCACCCACCGCGGTGCGCCAGCGGCTTGCCCGGATGGAGCGTGATGGCGTGATCGAGGGGTATACGATCCGCCGGGGGGCGTCGGAGACACCTAAAGGTATTTCGGTCGTGCTTTCGCTGACGCTGACGGGGTCGAAATGCAAGGCCTTGTATCAGGATTTCGGCCATCTGCCGGAAATCCGGAAATTCTGGTCGACAGCGGGGGAGGTGGATGCCTGCATGCTGTTGGATGTACCGTCCATTGAACGGTTGCAGGAAATCACCGAAAGCCTGAGCGATCATCCGGTCGTGCAGCGCGTGCAGTCCCATGTTGTGATCGAGACCCATGTAGACCGCTGA
- a CDS encoding response regulator, protein MIHLKRRAVYIVLLVLLTLFGASAVITATRFWEQESVLWQTQTNSNLWYAGELERALQECLEVLSKAETAPNATGPNDVVRELDVLWSRLNLISASAPEPQATLYRDHRDVFDDLRDRLVQVDAKIARLHTGDVAVLRKVYDLLSPARDGLHRVTLSAVQSDMSGDNEVRNNISSLAQTLVIDISVVGFCGLALVFLLFRQVGREERANRQAVAATDLLRQAVDSIPDGVGLFEKDGRLAMCNSAFLEIAGFKDEVDVVGKSFEALLSFGLENNHYSRSGRTVREWEKWRLDSFNNGGECQYELAEGNWVLARDIHIPSGGVICLRYDISDQVRTEERLRRALHESRNATQAKSEFLAIMSHEMRTPLNGVLGLLGLLMDSELDPEQRGYALTARESGEMLLSLIEDILDFSKIEAGKLTLEDTDFNPTEVVQGVVELLASRAHAKGIEIACYVDHSVPDELRGDPGRLRQVLLNLAGNAVKFTERGGVTVELAMVAEDGDDVTLSGVVTDTGIGIPYDAQDGLFMEFNQIDASYSRRFGGTGLGLAITRRLVEAMNGVIRVNSEPDHGSVFSFTVQLRRGSDAEIVVPAADDMPRRRILFWGEGGITSSLLVKTLRSDGHSVTAVRTANEAVARMAEEDLDVVLIDGRPQDETGGRLVEMLRSKGCDLPIFLLRPYGVQSGGNAEGRDGRADGILSKPIKREDLARVMQTMSADTIMEDRARHDADEAQRRVGEGYRILLAEDSPTNRMVASALLRRVGYRVDWVMDGAEALDSVRRLPYDLVLMDVSMPNMDGVEATKAIRALPGEESQVPIVALTAHAMPGDRERFLQSGMDAYLTKPLQTRELIDTIVRFCPPNMGRICKPAPVPDLENREGAIVVNPAAIPQPATADETPCQLSDAPVESPVLDNDAKSSPDDGSPVVDEIILRQLRKDAGEQAVPQLIEVFLNELSGRVERICEAEEGDDRAVIAKEAHALKSSAGSFGAMRLHSLAKALEMAARDDQCDTVTQLVARLPDVGEEAAEKFRFLLA, encoded by the coding sequence ATGATCCATCTAAAACGACGGGCTGTCTATATTGTTCTTCTGGTTTTGCTGACCCTTTTCGGAGCCAGCGCGGTGATTACCGCGACGCGGTTCTGGGAACAGGAGAGTGTTCTTTGGCAAACCCAGACCAACAGCAACTTATGGTACGCCGGAGAGTTGGAACGCGCCCTTCAGGAATGCCTGGAGGTGCTATCAAAAGCGGAAACCGCGCCGAATGCAACCGGCCCCAATGATGTGGTGCGTGAGCTTGATGTGCTGTGGAGCCGCCTGAACCTGATTTCTGCATCTGCCCCGGAACCCCAGGCGACGCTTTACCGAGATCACAGGGATGTTTTTGATGATCTGAGGGATCGTCTGGTGCAGGTTGATGCGAAAATCGCGCGGCTGCATACCGGTGATGTTGCCGTCCTTCGGAAAGTTTATGATCTCTTGTCTCCGGCGCGGGACGGCCTGCATCGCGTGACTTTGTCGGCGGTGCAATCGGATATGTCCGGCGACAATGAGGTGCGCAATAACATCAGTTCGCTGGCGCAGACACTGGTGATTGATATCTCCGTTGTCGGTTTTTGCGGCCTTGCCCTCGTTTTTTTGCTGTTCCGTCAGGTTGGTCGGGAAGAAAGAGCCAACAGACAGGCGGTTGCGGCAACGGACCTTCTGCGGCAGGCAGTGGACAGTATTCCCGATGGTGTCGGCCTTTTTGAAAAAGACGGCCGTCTGGCGATGTGTAACTCGGCGTTTCTGGAAATCGCAGGTTTCAAGGACGAGGTCGATGTTGTTGGCAAATCTTTTGAGGCGTTGCTTTCCTTCGGCCTGGAGAACAATCATTACTCGCGCTCCGGGCGAACGGTACGGGAATGGGAAAAATGGCGTCTCGACAGCTTTAACAATGGCGGTGAATGCCAGTATGAACTGGCCGAAGGCAACTGGGTGCTGGCCCGCGATATTCATATTCCCAGCGGAGGCGTGATCTGTCTTCGTTATGACATTTCCGATCAGGTGCGCACGGAGGAACGGCTACGCAGGGCGCTTCACGAATCCCGCAATGCAACTCAGGCCAAGTCGGAGTTCCTGGCGATCATGAGCCATGAGATGCGTACGCCGCTGAATGGTGTGCTGGGCTTGCTGGGACTGCTGATGGATAGCGAACTGGACCCGGAACAGCGCGGCTATGCCCTGACGGCGCGCGAATCCGGCGAAATGCTGTTGTCGCTTATCGAAGACATTCTGGACTTTTCCAAGATCGAGGCGGGCAAGCTGACGTTGGAGGATACGGACTTCAATCCGACCGAGGTTGTGCAGGGGGTTGTGGAATTGCTGGCCTCCAGGGCGCATGCCAAGGGGATCGAGATTGCCTGTTATGTTGACCATTCCGTCCCCGATGAACTGCGCGGCGATCCGGGGCGGCTGCGTCAGGTCCTGTTGAATCTGGCGGGCAACGCCGTGAAATTTACCGAACGTGGCGGGGTAACAGTTGAATTGGCGATGGTTGCGGAAGACGGTGACGACGTGACCTTGTCCGGGGTTGTTACCGATACGGGCATTGGCATTCCCTATGATGCCCAGGACGGCCTGTTTATGGAATTCAACCAGATTGATGCCTCCTATTCGCGCCGCTTTGGCGGCACCGGCCTGGGGCTTGCCATCACCAGAAGGCTGGTCGAGGCCATGAATGGCGTTATCCGGGTGAACAGCGAACCGGATCACGGCAGTGTTTTCAGCTTCACCGTTCAGTTGCGACGTGGCAGTGACGCCGAGATCGTCGTGCCCGCGGCAGACGACATGCCGCGTCGGCGTATTCTTTTCTGGGGAGAGGGCGGGATCACCTCTTCCCTTCTTGTGAAAACCCTGCGCAGCGACGGGCATAGTGTCACGGCCGTTCGCACGGCCAACGAGGCAGTTGCCCGTATGGCGGAGGAAGACCTTGATGTGGTGCTGATCGATGGGCGGCCACAGGATGAAACCGGTGGGCGGTTGGTCGAAATGCTCCGCAGCAAGGGGTGTGACCTGCCGATTTTCCTGCTGCGTCCCTATGGCGTACAGAGCGGCGGCAATGCGGAAGGCCGCGATGGTCGTGCCGACGGGATTTTGAGTAAACCGATAAAACGGGAAGATCTGGCCCGTGTGATGCAGACCATGTCAGCAGACACGATCATGGAGGATCGCGCGCGCCACGACGCCGATGAAGCACAGCGCCGTGTCGGCGAAGGCTATCGCATCCTGCTGGCGGAAGACAGCCCGACAAACAGGATGGTCGCTTCCGCCCTGCTGCGGCGTGTGGGATATCGTGTGGATTGGGTGATGGATGGGGCGGAAGCACTGGATTCGGTCCGGCGGTTGCCCTACGACCTGGTCCTTATGGATGTTTCCATGCCGAATATGGACGGGGTCGAAGCGACCAAGGCAATCCGTGCCCTTCCCGGTGAGGAGAGCCAGGTTCCCATTGTGGCCTTGACGGCTCATGCCATGCCGGGTGACAGGGAGCGTTTCCTGCAGTCCGGCATGGATGCCTATCTGACCAAACCGTTGCAGACGCGGGAGCTGATCGACACGATTGTCCGCTTCTGCCCGCCGAATATGGGGCGGATATGCAAACCTGCGCCCGTGCCCGATCTGGAAAACCGGGAGGGGGCGATTGTCGTCAACCCGGCGGCGATCCCTCAACCTGCAACCGCGGACGAGACGCCATGCCAGTTGTCGGACGCGCCGGTCGAGTCGCCTGTATTGGACAATGATGCCAAAAGCAGTCCGGATGATGGTTCGCCTGTCGTGGACGAGATTATCCTGCGGCAATTGCGCAAGGACGCCGGAGAACAGGCGGTGCCTCAGTTGATCGAGGTATTCCTGAATGAGTTGTCCGGTCGCGTAGAGAGAATCTGCGAAGCAGAGGAGGGAGACGATCGGGCGGTGATCGCCAAGGAAGCACACGCCCTGAAAAGCAGTGCTGGCAGTTTCGGGGCGATGCGATTGCATTCCCTGGCAAAGGCCCTTGAGATGGCGGCCCGCGACGATCAGTGCGATACGGTTACGCAACTGGTGGCGCGTCTGCCCGATGTAGGGGAAGAAGCTGCGGAGAAATTCCGGTTCTTGCTGGCCTGA
- a CDS encoding cysteine hydrolase family protein, translating into MTTVYSPALILIDWQDGFEDWDYWGGNRNNPDAEDKAATLLDHWRSKGRMVAHVIHHSLNPDSPLRLDTPGGKIKDQVAPLASEEVFVKRINSGFIGTDLANQLRRARINDLVICGLTTNHCVSTTTRMAGNMGYDVQLVGEACATFDRLGPDGQQFPAELIHDTSLANLHGEFCEVIPLMAALSQAS; encoded by the coding sequence ATGACTACTGTATACAGCCCCGCCCTTATCCTCATTGACTGGCAGGATGGTTTTGAGGATTGGGACTATTGGGGCGGCAACCGTAACAACCCGGATGCAGAGGACAAGGCCGCAACCCTGCTCGATCACTGGCGCAGCAAGGGCCGGATGGTCGCCCATGTCATCCATCACAGCCTGAACCCCGACAGCCCTCTTCGCCTGGACACGCCCGGTGGCAAGATCAAGGACCAGGTCGCCCCGCTTGCTTCGGAAGAAGTCTTCGTGAAACGCATCAACAGCGGCTTTATCGGCACCGATCTGGCGAACCAGCTTCGCCGTGCACGGATCAACGACCTTGTGATCTGCGGCCTCACCACCAATCACTGCGTATCCACGACCACGCGGATGGCCGGTAATATGGGATACGACGTCCAACTTGTGGGCGAGGCCTGTGCCACCTTCGACCGTCTGGGACCGGACGGCCAGCAATTCCCCGCAGAGCTTATCCACGACACCTCACTTGCCAACCTTCACGGAGAATTCTGCGAGGTGATCCCGCTCATGGCCGCCCTCTCACAGGCCTCATAA
- a CDS encoding PAS domain-containing protein yields MTKGGLLGPNTDLLPLPAQFDDPFLNTVMQHWQDIRQGQNIPQRSALDPTAFRRCLPHVWIYGYLPEEDDFVCRLAGAEVNYAWGYSIMGKRISELYGPENSIKLKSRWKFVLEKPAIMHSKFTTLRETTSFKRAERLTLPVADQSGEPAFIFGVTHYRFDKIRDRDKQIAPPEEKPIYYSID; encoded by the coding sequence ATGACCAAAGGCGGCCTCCTGGGACCCAATACAGATCTTCTGCCGCTACCTGCGCAATTCGATGACCCGTTCCTGAATACGGTCATGCAGCACTGGCAGGATATCCGGCAAGGACAGAACATTCCTCAGCGCAGCGCCCTGGACCCCACAGCGTTTCGCCGCTGCCTGCCCCATGTCTGGATTTATGGATACCTGCCTGAGGAAGACGACTTCGTCTGTCGCCTTGCCGGTGCCGAGGTCAACTACGCCTGGGGCTATTCCATCATGGGAAAGCGCATATCCGAACTTTACGGCCCTGAAAACAGCATCAAGCTGAAAAGCCGATGGAAGTTCGTCCTGGAAAAGCCGGCAATCATGCATTCAAAATTTACGACCCTGCGGGAAACAACGTCATTCAAACGGGCCGAACGCCTGACATTGCCGGTTGCCGACCAGTCAGGGGAGCCTGCCTTTATCTTTGGCGTGACCCACTATCGTTTCGACAAAATTCGGGACCGCGACAAACAGATCGCGCCTCCCGAGGAAAAGCCCATTTACTACAGCATCGACTGA
- a CDS encoding cupin: MMRYFKPDDFTGNRAWDALDIAKMDGTTVRLHWTDKPYKWHINDGQEVFVVLKGRVDMHVREADGTVTVTQMSDGMIAHATEGTEHVAHPQGAARILVIEKEGSV, translated from the coding sequence ATGATGCGCTATTTCAAACCCGACGACTTCACAGGCAACCGTGCCTGGGATGCGCTGGATATTGCCAAAATGGACGGCACCACTGTTCGCCTGCATTGGACCGACAAGCCATACAAATGGCACATCAATGATGGTCAGGAAGTCTTTGTCGTCCTGAAGGGCAGGGTGGATATGCATGTCCGGGAGGCCGACGGCACAGTAACCGTGACACAGATGTCAGACGGCATGATTGCTCATGCAACCGAAGGCACGGAACATGTGGCCCACCCTCAGGGCGCAGCCAGAATTCTGGTGATTGAGAAGGAAGGATCAGTCTGA
- a CDS encoding helix-turn-helix domain-containing protein produces MAKQVKSANPKLGAKIRRLRRDHGKTQAQLAEQLGVSASYLNLIEHNHRKVTVDLLLKLSEIFDLELRDLAEGDESQLLADVMAVLGEDMFEELDLTNMDVRELVNSSPNAAKALLLLHDAFRKSIEDTRSLATQLAEEDGTDAFAFGSSLAPAEQISDFIQANNNYFQDLEDEADRVRREIGIVETQSNDALVDYLKTAHDVTVQLADFQSGETFQRRYDAITRTLWISPRVDRASRIFQIAHQVGLLSAGPVIDMLLMEGRIREGDVRHLGRVAMANYFAAALLMPYDSFLQTARAVRYDIELLQHQYGISFEQAAQRLTTLNKPDAKGIPMHFLRVDIAGNISKRFSLSGLPIPRHGGACSRWNVYSAFMNPGVVQAQVSYLPDGTGFFCIARTVRKGGVGYGVQQSVFSIGLGCAVVHAPEMVYSDGVDLENAERAGLIGVHCRICDRMDCGQRAFPPVHQRFRVDENTRGLSPYAYAGWPHQHRDPGPTR; encoded by the coding sequence ATGGCAAAACAGGTTAAAAGCGCCAATCCGAAGCTGGGGGCGAAGATCCGCCGCCTGCGCCGCGACCATGGCAAGACGCAGGCGCAGCTGGCGGAACAATTGGGGGTCAGTGCGTCCTATCTGAATCTGATCGAACATAATCATCGCAAGGTGACGGTCGATCTGCTGCTAAAACTGTCGGAGATTTTCGACCTTGAGTTGCGCGATCTCGCCGAAGGGGACGAAAGCCAGCTTCTGGCCGATGTCATGGCGGTTCTGGGTGAGGATATGTTCGAAGAACTGGACCTGACCAATATGGACGTCCGCGAGTTGGTCAATTCCAGTCCCAATGCCGCCAAGGCCCTGTTGCTGCTTCATGACGCCTTCCGCAAGTCCATCGAGGACACGCGCAGCCTGGCAACCCAACTGGCGGAGGAAGACGGGACCGATGCCTTCGCCTTTGGCAGCAGCCTTGCGCCTGCGGAACAGATTTCAGACTTTATCCAGGCCAATAACAACTATTTCCAGGACCTGGAGGACGAGGCCGACCGGGTTCGCCGTGAAATCGGGATTGTCGAAACGCAAAGCAACGATGCGCTGGTTGACTATTTGAAGACGGCCCATGACGTCACGGTACAGCTTGCGGACTTCCAGTCGGGAGAGACGTTCCAGCGGCGTTACGATGCGATCACCCGCACCTTGTGGATTTCGCCCCGTGTGGATCGGGCCAGCCGGATTTTCCAGATTGCTCATCAGGTCGGTCTGCTGTCGGCGGGGCCGGTGATCGACATGCTGTTGATGGAAGGGCGCATTCGCGAAGGCGATGTCCGGCACCTGGGCCGGGTGGCGATGGCCAACTATTTCGCCGCCGCCCTTTTAATGCCCTATGACAGTTTTTTACAGACCGCGCGCGCCGTGCGCTATGACATTGAACTGTTGCAGCACCAATATGGCATCAGTTTCGAACAGGCGGCCCAGCGCCTGACGACACTGAACAAGCCGGACGCCAAAGGAATTCCCATGCATTTCCTGCGCGTGGATATCGCGGGCAACATTTCCAAGCGTTTTTCCCTGTCGGGCCTGCCGATCCCGCGCCATGGCGGGGCCTGTTCCCGCTGGAACGTCTATAGCGCGTTCATGAACCCCGGCGTGGTCCAGGCCCAGGTTTCCTACCTGCCGGACGGAACCGGGTTCTTCTGTATCGCGCGGACTGTGCGCAAGGGCGGTGTCGGCTATGGCGTCCAGCAAAGTGTCTTTTCCATCGGCCTGGGGTGCGCGGTGGTTCATGCGCCGGAGATGGTCTATTCGGACGGGGTGGATCTGGAAAATGCGGAGCGTGCAGGCCTGATCGGCGTCCATTGCCGGATTTGCGACCGCATGGATTGTGGCCAGCGGGCCTTTCCGCCTGTTCATCAACGGTTCAGAGTGGATGAAAATACCCGCGGCCTGTCTCCCTATGCCTATGCGGGTTGGCCACATCAGCATCGGGACCCGGGGCCGACGCGTTAG
- a CDS encoding SAM hydrolase/SAM-dependent halogenase family protein: protein MVFLFTDFGYSGPYVGQMKAALYERLPEGTVIDLMHDAPRFNSKASAYLLAALAEFMPANAVTAAVIDPGVGSKRKAIALKADSRWFVGPDNGLLALVARRAKSAEIYDIAHVPSHLSASFHGRDLFAPVCAELAQGILKSLSPRKQQDRIPGSDWPEDCAEIIYIDEFGNAMTGMRFDLLPTTCDIRVDSQLVPVRRTFSDAPVGVPLAYRNSQGLLEIAVNQGSATADLALEIGSRIDIVAQT, encoded by the coding sequence ATGGTCTTTCTTTTCACGGATTTCGGGTATTCCGGCCCCTACGTAGGCCAGATGAAAGCTGCCCTGTATGAACGGCTGCCCGAAGGCACGGTCATTGACCTCATGCATGACGCCCCGCGCTTTAATTCAAAGGCATCCGCCTATTTGCTGGCGGCGCTTGCGGAATTCATGCCGGCCAATGCGGTCACCGCCGCCGTGATCGACCCCGGCGTCGGCAGCAAAAGGAAGGCCATTGCCCTGAAGGCAGACAGCCGCTGGTTCGTCGGGCCGGATAACGGGCTGCTGGCCCTTGTTGCGCGGCGCGCAAAATCAGCCGAAATTTACGATATCGCCCACGTCCCCTCCCACCTTTCCGCCAGCTTCCACGGGCGGGACCTCTTCGCACCGGTCTGCGCAGAACTCGCACAGGGCATTCTGAAATCCCTGAGCCCACGGAAACAGCAGGACCGGATTCCCGGGTCGGACTGGCCGGAGGATTGTGCGGAAATCATCTATATCGACGAGTTCGGCAATGCCATGACGGGGATGCGCTTTGACCTGTTGCCCACCACCTGCGATATTCGCGTGGACAGCCAATTGGTTCCGGTCAGACGGACCTTCTCCGACGCACCTGTGGGGGTACCATTGGCCTACAGGAATTCACAGGGGCTGCTGGAAATTGCAGTCAACCAGGGCAGCGCAACTGCCGACCTGGCGTTGGAAATTGGCAGTCGTATAGACATAGTCGCGCAGACATGA